In Dehalococcoidia bacterium, the following are encoded in one genomic region:
- a CDS encoding YbhB/YbcL family Raf kinase inhibitor-like protein — protein MYLLSSAFVEGGKIPLLFTNLLAGGKNSSPPVEWRDIPQGTKSFVLTMIDLDVPWGETVPDYGKLPPCGSFLCDILVHWAVIDIPASVRSLVAGASPDKLPPGAKELETTFVKLFNADSNKYQGPAPPKGMRAHRYQLVLYALDIDRMHLSTNSDYAVLTEKMAGHVIATAQLSGFFGR, from the coding sequence ATGTACCTTCTATCTTCAGCATTTGTCGAGGGAGGCAAAATCCCACTTCTCTTCACCAATCTCCTCGCAGGAGGAAAGAACAGCTCACCGCCAGTTGAGTGGAGGGATATCCCGCAAGGAACAAAGTCCTTTGTCCTGACTATGATTGACCTCGATGTCCCTTGGGGAGAGACGGTTCCGGATTACGGTAAATTGCCGCCTTGCGGGAGTTTCCTCTGCGATATCCTGGTCCACTGGGCAGTGATCGACATCCCCGCGTCTGTGAGAAGCCTGGTTGCGGGAGCAAGCCCGGATAAGTTGCCACCGGGCGCAAAGGAGCTGGAGACCACCTTCGTAAAGCTCTTCAACGCCGATTCCAACAAGTATCAAGGACCTGCGCCGCCAAAGGGAATGAGGGCACATCGTTATCAGCTTGTGCTGTATGCACTCGACATCGATAGAATGCATCTATCGACCAATAGTGATTATGCCGTTCTGACCGAGAAAATGGCCGGGCATGTCATAGCCACGGCTCAACTGTCTGGCTTCTTTGGACGGTAA